The Acinetobacter sp. WCHA45 DNA window GCAAGTGTTAGCAAATATCTCAACGGAATTGACACAAGCTGGATTTGTTGTGGATTATGTAGAGGCTCGTCAACCTAATTTGCAACCAATTGAAGAGTTTGATCGTGATTTAGTTTTATTTATTGCGGCTAAATTAGGTTCAACACGTTTGATTGATAATTTACAAATTAATTTCAAAACATAAAATAAATTAAAGGGCGATATGCGATGAAGCGTATTCTTATCGTTACAGGACAGTCAGGTTCAGGAAAATCATCTGCATTACAGGTGCTTGAAGATTTGGGCTATTATTGTATAGATAATTTACCTTTGGCATTATTGCCTGAAATTGTAGCTAAACTGGATCATGAAAATAATTTAGAGCAGTTAGCTTTAGGTGTGGATATTCGAAGTACTCGTGCGGATATGCAAGAGTTCGATCATGTTTTTGAGCAATTAAAAAAACATGGTACGGTGGATATCATTTATTTAACCACGCAAGATCAAGACTTAGTTGCACGGTTTAGTTCTTCGCGTAGACCACACCCCTTAGCAAATCGTTTTAATAGCCTGTTGCAATGTATACAGGAAGAAAAACAGTTGCTCATCCCGATACAATTCCGCTCTACGGTGCATATTGATACGACGGGTAAAAGTGTCCATGATCTCAAACATATCTTGCTGTCTCGATTGGGGCAGTCTGATAAGTTGATTGTGATTCTACAATCGTTTGGCTATAAACATGGCATTCCGCTTGATGCCGATTATGTATTTGATGTTCGTCATTTACCTAATCCGCACTGGGATTTGGAGTTGCGTCGTCTTTCTGGGTTGGATGATCCCGTCTGCCGTTTTTTAGAAAGCAATCAACAAACCAATGAAATGTTTACCGATATTTATAACTTCTTGGAAAAATGGTTGCCAGCTTTTGCGGAAGGACATCGACATTACATGACTATTTCAGTGGGATGTACAGGTGGGCAACATCGTTCAGTTTATATCGTGGATAGACTCAAACAGGCTCTTAAGGCAAAATGGACTGTCCAAATCTTACATAGAGAAATGAAGCACTGGTCATGATAGACACAACAATTGATGTAATTAATAAACTCGGTTTACATGCACGTGCATCTGGTAAACTTATTGAAGTCACAACCAAGTTTAGCTCTTCGATACAAATTGGTAAGGGTGAAAAATTGATTGATGCAAAAAATATTATGTCATTGTTGATGTTGGGTGCTGGTAAAGGCACAACATTAAGATTGGTGATTGATGGTGCTGATGAAGAAAAAGCACTGGAAGAAATTCAAACGCTGTTCGCAGCAAAATTTTATGAGGCAGAGTAATAGTGGCACGTGGTACCCAACAACGTTATACAGATGAAGATTTTGAGTCATTAGAAGGGCGTGCGAGTAGAACCGAGCAAAAAAAAGCTGTGCAACGTATGGCTGCTTTAGGTGAGCAATTGGCTCAACTCAATCCAAAACAAATTCAAAAGCTTCCTGTCGATGAGCGTTTGATTGATGCATTACTTGAAGTGCAGAAGATCAGTTCATTTGAAGCACGTCGTCGTCAGTTTCAACGTGTTGGTAAGTTATTGCGTAATGAAAATGAAACCACGATTTTATCTTATTTGACACCGCAACAAGGTGCTAAAAAACAAATGCAATTGATGCGTTGGGTAGATCGAATGATTGATCAAGGTGATCCAATCATTAATGAGTTTAGTAAAGTGTTTAATGCTTCTGAACGCCATACTTTGCGCCAGCATGTTTTACGCATTCATCGAGATATCAAACAGCAGGTGAGTGAAGAAGAACTTGCCGCATCCAAGCTCAAATTTGTGAACTATGTACAGCAAGTCGCCTTGTTATCTGATCAAGGTTAAAGCCAAAAGAAGTTTCAGTTGAAACTTCTTTTTTTGTTTTTAGGGGTTAATTCTCAAACGAAACGCTTGCTCGTTCTTTTGCCCATTCTCTTAAAATAAATTTCTGTAATTTCCCTGTCGATGTTTTTGGAATCTCAGTAATCACCACATCTTTAGGAACTTTAAAGCGAGCCAGTTCTTTTTGGCAATGTGCAATAATCTCTTCTGCGGAAGCAGATGCACCTTGCTTCAACTCAATAAATGCACAAGGCACTTCTTGCCAACGTTCATCAGGTTTTGCGACCACTGCGGCTGTGAGTACAGCAGGGTGGCGGTAAAGTACATCTTCGACTTCGAGCGATGAAATATTTTCGCCACCTGAAATGATAATATCTTTAGAGCGATCAGTAATTTTGGCATAACCATCAGGATGGCAAACGGCTAGATCTCCTGTATGAAACCAACCACCTTTAAAAGCTTCTTCAGTTGCTTGTGGATTTTTGAGATAACCTTTCATCACGATATTACCACGGAACATAATTTCGCCCATGGTTTGCCCATCATTCGGTACGGGTTGCATCGTTTCAGGATCAAGTACTCGCATACTGTCTTGGAGTGGATAAGGAACACCTTGACGAGAGTGGAGCTGTGCTTGTTCTTGAATAGATAAGTCACTCCATCCTGCTTGCGAAGCACATAATGCCGATGGACCATATGTTTCTGTCAAACCATAGACATGATTAACATTAATTCCAATATGGCGCATACCTTCAATAATCGCAACGGGCGGGGCAGCTCCAGCAACCATGACTTCAACATGGTGGTTGAAAGCTGTTTTTTGTTCTGCTGGAGTATTGATGAGCATCGATAAGACAATCGGCGCACCGCAGAAATAATCGACTTTGTGTTCAGCGATATATTTAAAAATTAAAACTGGATCAACTCGACGTAAGCAAATATTGGTGCCGCCACTAGCTGCAATTGACCATGCAAAACACCAACCATTACAGTGAAATAGTGGTAGCGTCCATAGATAAACCGCACGAGGTTTCATGCCGCATGCCAAAATATTACTGGCCGCATTAAGGTAAGCACCACGATGGTGATAAACCACACCTTTTGGATTGCCTGTGGTGCCTGAAGTGTAATTCAGACTAATCGCATCCCATTCATCTTGTGGAAGTAGCCATTCAAATTCAGGATTGCCTTTAGCTAACCACGATTCATATTCATATTGCCCAAGTGCAATTTGCTCACCTTCATACTCCTGATCAAATACATCAATCACAATAATATCTTGAGTGATCAGCTTTAATGCTTCTTCAGCAAGTGATTTGAACTCTGGATCGACCAAAAGAACTTTTGATTCTGCATGAGCCAGCATAAAAGCAATGGTTTTGGCATCGAGGCGAGTATTCAGCGTATTGAGTACTGCACCTGCCATTGGTACAGCAAAATGTGCCTCAATCATTGCAGGTATATTCGGCAAGAGTACCGAAACGGTATCATTCTTTTGAATTCCTAACTGAGTGAGCTGATGTGCAAACTGGCGGCAACGTTGATAGCTTTGTTGCCATGTGATTTGACGTTCCCCATGAATAATTGCGGCTTGGTGTGGATAAATATAAGCAGCACGTTCTAAATAACGTAAAGGCGATAAAGCAACGAAATTTGCAGGGGTTCTCGGTAATTCATCATATGCACTAACCATGTGTTTGCTCCATTTGTGTTTTTTTCATTTATATCTATATCAACATAGTGTGTCATTCAGTCTAAATCATTTAGGCTTTAGTCGGAGATGAAGCCTAATCAATCTAGGTTTTTATGATTCAAAGGTTTCATCCTCAACTAAACCTGTGTAAAATCTTGAATACTTTTTTATCCGCCGTTTTTTATCTTTTGAGGTTCGCCTCAATACATAATCTCGCGGTGATATGCTCCTTCGTATAGGGCATCACTCCTTAAGGATTTTATTATGCCAATTATCACTTTGCCAAATGGCGATCAAAAACAGTTTGATCAAGCCGTATCTGTGATGGACGTTGCATTAAGCATTGGTCCTGGTCTTGCGAAAAATACCGTAGCAGGTCGTGTCAATGATCGTTTAGTCGATGCTTCAGACTTGATTACCGAAGATGCAACTGTACAAATTATCACGCCTAAAGATGAAGAAGGCGTAGAAATTATTCGTCACTCTTGCGCACATCTCGTTGGTCACGCTGTTAAGCAGCTGTTTCCAGAAGCAAAAATGGTAATTGGTCCAGTCATTGAAGAAGGTTTCTACTATGACATCTGGATGCCACGTCCTTTTACTTTAGATGATATGGCAGCGATTGAAGAGCGTATGAAAAAGCTCATTGATCAGGATTATCATGTCATCAAAAAAATGACACCACGTGATGAGGTGATTGCAGAATTCACAGCACGTGGCGAAGAATACAAATTGCGCTTGATCGCAGACATGCCGAATGAAACACAAATGGGCTTGTACTACCATCAAGATTATTTGGATATGTGTCGTGGTCCGCACGTACCAAATACTAAATTCTTAAAATCATTCAAGCTCACAAAAATCTCTGGTGCTTACTGGCGTGGTGATGCGAAGAATGAACAGCTTCAACGTATTTATGGTACAGCTTGGGCTGATAAAAAACAGTTAGCTGCATATATCAAACGTATTGAAGAAGCAGAAAAGCGTGACCATCGTAAAATTGGTAAAGCTTTAGATTTATTCCATATGCAAGAAGAAGCACCGGGTATGGTGTTCTGGCATCCAAATGGTTGGACAATCTATCAAGTGCTTGAGCAATACATGCGTAAAGTTCAGCAAGACAATGGCTATTTAGAGATTAAAACGCCGCAAATCGTCGATTTTACGCTTTGGGAAAAATCTGGTCATGCAGCCAACTACGCAGACAACATGTTTACAACTCATTCAGAGAGTCGTAACTATGCTGTTAAGCCAATGAACTGTCCTTGTCACGTACAAGTGTTTAACCAAGGCCTGAAAT harbors:
- the rapZ gene encoding RNase adapter RapZ, giving the protein MKRILIVTGQSGSGKSSALQVLEDLGYYCIDNLPLALLPEIVAKLDHENNLEQLALGVDIRSTRADMQEFDHVFEQLKKHGTVDIIYLTTQDQDLVARFSSSRRPHPLANRFNSLLQCIQEEKQLLIPIQFRSTVHIDTTGKSVHDLKHILLSRLGQSDKLIVILQSFGYKHGIPLDADYVFDVRHLPNPHWDLELRRLSGLDDPVCRFLESNQQTNEMFTDIYNFLEKWLPAFAEGHRHYMTISVGCTGGQHRSVYIVDRLKQALKAKWTVQILHREMKHWS
- a CDS encoding HPr family phosphocarrier protein, which encodes MIDTTIDVINKLGLHARASGKLIEVTTKFSSSIQIGKGEKLIDAKNIMSLLMLGAGKGTTLRLVIDGADEEKALEEIQTLFAAKFYEAE
- the yjgA gene encoding ribosome biogenesis factor YjgA, whose translation is MARGTQQRYTDEDFESLEGRASRTEQKKAVQRMAALGEQLAQLNPKQIQKLPVDERLIDALLEVQKISSFEARRRQFQRVGKLLRNENETTILSYLTPQQGAKKQMQLMRWVDRMIDQGDPIINEFSKVFNASERHTLRQHVLRIHRDIKQQVSEEELAASKLKFVNYVQQVALLSDQG
- a CDS encoding acyl-CoA synthetase, whose protein sequence is MVSAYDELPRTPANFVALSPLRYLERAAYIYPHQAAIIHGERQITWQQSYQRCRQFAHQLTQLGIQKNDTVSVLLPNIPAMIEAHFAVPMAGAVLNTLNTRLDAKTIAFMLAHAESKVLLVDPEFKSLAEEALKLITQDIIVIDVFDQEYEGEQIALGQYEYESWLAKGNPEFEWLLPQDEWDAISLNYTSGTTGNPKGVVYHHRGAYLNAASNILACGMKPRAVYLWTLPLFHCNGWCFAWSIAASGGTNICLRRVDPVLIFKYIAEHKVDYFCGAPIVLSMLINTPAEQKTAFNHHVEVMVAGAAPPVAIIEGMRHIGINVNHVYGLTETYGPSALCASQAGWSDLSIQEQAQLHSRQGVPYPLQDSMRVLDPETMQPVPNDGQTMGEIMFRGNIVMKGYLKNPQATEEAFKGGWFHTGDLAVCHPDGYAKITDRSKDIIISGGENISSLEVEDVLYRHPAVLTAAVVAKPDERWQEVPCAFIELKQGASASAEEIIAHCQKELARFKVPKDVVITEIPKTSTGKLQKFILREWAKERASVSFEN
- the thrS gene encoding threonine--tRNA ligase, with the translated sequence MPIITLPNGDQKQFDQAVSVMDVALSIGPGLAKNTVAGRVNDRLVDASDLITEDATVQIITPKDEEGVEIIRHSCAHLVGHAVKQLFPEAKMVIGPVIEEGFYYDIWMPRPFTLDDMAAIEERMKKLIDQDYHVIKKMTPRDEVIAEFTARGEEYKLRLIADMPNETQMGLYYHQDYLDMCRGPHVPNTKFLKSFKLTKISGAYWRGDAKNEQLQRIYGTAWADKKQLAAYIKRIEEAEKRDHRKIGKALDLFHMQEEAPGMVFWHPNGWTIYQVLEQYMRKVQQDNGYLEIKTPQIVDFTLWEKSGHAANYADNMFTTHSESRNYAVKPMNCPCHVQVFNQGLKSYRDLPIRLAEFGSCHRNEPSGSLHGIMRVRGFTQDDAHIFCTKEQIGKEVADFIKLTLDVYKDFGFEEVQMKLSTRPEKRVGDDALWDLAEKSLADALDNAGLAWDLQPGEGAFYGPKIEFSLKDCLGRVWQCGTIQCDFNLPIRLDASYVTEDNDRDQPVMLHRAILGSFERFIGILIEHYAGFMPPWLTPIQACVMNITDSQAEACEQVVAKLKENGIRAISDLRNEKIGFKIRERTLERIPYLLVLGDREVEEGTVNVRTRSGKNLGTMSVDAFIDLVKSAVAERGRYIVE